The following proteins are encoded in a genomic region of Deinococcus arcticus:
- a CDS encoding ribonuclease J, with translation MSNPSKARPEGSAPQAPHLEVIPLGGMGEIGKNITAYRYGDEIMVVDAGLAFPDSHQMGIDLIIPRIDYLQQHAELIRGWILTHGHEDHIGGLPYILPRLPKVPVYGAGLTLGLVREKLSEFGIRDVDTDLREVQMGDVVRIGTHFQVEFLRMTHSIPDNAGYILTTPAGVVLHTGDFKLDEEPSDGRPSDLARIEQAGKDGVLLLISDSTNAERPGRSASEAEVARNLEQLIASCKGRVFLSTFASNVHRMQNIVQIAHRLGRRVVLEGRSILKYAQVAQSVGYMELPEPFLTNDEVGTLQDQQVLYICTGSQGQPMSVLPRLAFGNHAKIALKRGDSVILSSNPIPGNEEAVNLVINRLYEIGVDVYYPPAHKVHASGHASQEELATVLNLARPKFFLPWHGEPRHQINHARLAQTLPRPPKRTLIAKNGDVVRLSQDDFKVTGTVPAGAVYVDGLGVGDIGDDVLLDRVNMSQEGILIMTAVLHPTPHVEIVSRGFVRANRELDGQIRKVALDAVDQGMREKKRLEDVRDDMYGAVRRFVRKVTGRNPVLIPLIVD, from the coding sequence ATGAGCAACCCCAGCAAGGCCCGCCCCGAGGGCTCGGCGCCCCAGGCCCCCCACCTTGAAGTGATTCCGCTGGGCGGCATGGGCGAGATCGGCAAGAACATTACCGCCTACCGCTACGGCGACGAGATCATGGTGGTGGACGCTGGTCTGGCCTTTCCCGACAGCCACCAGATGGGCATTGACCTGATTATTCCGCGCATTGATTACCTGCAGCAGCACGCCGAGTTGATCCGGGGCTGGATTCTGACCCACGGCCACGAGGACCACATTGGCGGCCTGCCGTACATCCTGCCCCGCCTGCCCAAGGTGCCGGTGTACGGCGCCGGGCTGACCCTGGGCCTGGTGCGCGAGAAGCTCAGCGAGTTCGGCATCCGCGACGTGGACACCGACCTGCGCGAGGTGCAGATGGGCGACGTGGTCCGCATTGGCACCCACTTTCAGGTGGAGTTCCTGCGCATGACCCACTCCATTCCCGACAACGCCGGGTACATCCTGACCACCCCGGCAGGCGTGGTGCTGCACACCGGCGACTTCAAGCTGGACGAGGAACCCAGCGACGGCCGCCCCAGCGATCTGGCGCGCATTGAGCAGGCGGGCAAGGACGGCGTGCTGCTGCTGATCAGCGACTCCACGAACGCCGAGCGCCCAGGCCGCAGCGCCAGCGAGGCCGAGGTGGCGCGCAACCTCGAACAGCTGATTGCCAGCTGCAAGGGCCGGGTGTTTCTCTCCACCTTTGCGTCGAACGTGCACCGCATGCAGAACATCGTGCAGATTGCCCACCGCCTGGGCCGCCGCGTGGTGCTGGAGGGCCGCAGCATCCTCAAGTACGCGCAGGTGGCCCAGAGCGTGGGCTACATGGAACTGCCCGAGCCGTTCCTGACCAACGACGAGGTGGGCACCCTGCAGGACCAGCAGGTGCTGTACATCTGCACCGGCTCGCAGGGCCAGCCCATGAGCGTGCTGCCCCGGCTGGCCTTTGGCAACCACGCCAAGATTGCCCTGAAGCGCGGCGACTCGGTGATTCTGAGCAGCAACCCCATTCCCGGCAACGAGGAAGCGGTGAACCTCGTCATTAACCGCCTGTACGAGATTGGCGTGGACGTGTATTACCCGCCTGCCCACAAGGTGCACGCCTCCGGGCACGCTTCTCAGGAAGAACTGGCCACCGTGCTGAACCTTGCGCGGCCCAAATTCTTTCTGCCCTGGCACGGCGAGCCCCGCCACCAGATCAACCACGCCCGGCTGGCCCAGACCCTGCCCCGGCCCCCCAAGCGCACCCTGATCGCCAAGAACGGCGACGTGGTGCGCCTGAGCCAGGACGACTTCAAGGTGACGGGCACGGTGCCGGCCGGCGCCGTGTACGTGGACGGCCTGGGCGTGGGCGACATTGGCGACGACGTGCTGCTGGACCGCGTGAACATGAGCCAGGAAGGCATCCTGATCATGACGGCGGTGCTGCACCCCACGCCCCACGTGGAAATCGTCTCGCGCGGCTTTGTGCGCGCCAACCGTGAACTGGACGGCCAGATTCGCAAGGTGGCCCTGGACGCCGTGGACCAGGGCATGCGCGAGAAGAAACGCCTGGAAGACGTGCGTGACGACATGTACGGCGCGGTGCGGCGCTTCGTGCGCAAGGTGACCGGCCGCAACCCGGTGCTGATTCCGCTGATCGTGGATTGA
- a CDS encoding SCP2 sterol-binding domain-containing protein, translating to MSTSWPHTGAELEARLTEVFLRAADPGPAQARLALRFVHTGPDAYVLVDGRSGQTQVRSGAVARQGDADLTFVLSGPQAHAFWRGDLNPVAAMTAGALRIEGPLLRALALAPGLKLVQAAYREATAGP from the coding sequence ATGTCCACCTCCTGGCCCCATACGGGCGCCGAGCTTGAAGCGCGGCTGACCGAAGTGTTCCTGCGCGCCGCCGACCCCGGGCCCGCCCAGGCGCGGCTGGCCCTGCGTTTTGTCCATACAGGGCCGGACGCCTACGTGCTGGTGGACGGGCGCAGCGGCCAGACCCAGGTGCGCAGCGGCGCGGTGGCCCGCCAGGGCGACGCCGACCTGACCTTTGTCCTCAGTGGCCCGCAGGCCCACGCCTTCTGGCGCGGCGACCTGAACCCGGTGGCCGCCATGACAGCCGGCGCGCTGCGCATAGAAGGCCCGCTGCTGCGCGCCCTGGCCCTGGCCCCCGGGTTGAAGCTGGTGCAGGCGGCGTACCGGGAGGCGACAGCAGGCCCTTAA
- a CDS encoding response regulator, with product MTAIPAPIEILLVEDNEPDVLLTLEAFEDSRVPNRMHVARDGVEALRFLRREGEHAQAPRPDVILMDINMPRKTGLEVLEELKADPELRSIPVVMLTTSQADDDVRSSYERHASGYVVKPVGFENFLGAMRAFEAFWLTFVRFPPRA from the coding sequence ATGACCGCCATACCTGCGCCCATTGAAATTCTGCTGGTTGAAGACAACGAGCCCGATGTGCTGCTGACCCTGGAAGCCTTTGAGGATTCCCGGGTGCCCAACCGCATGCATGTGGCGCGCGACGGCGTGGAGGCCCTGCGCTTCCTGCGCCGCGAGGGCGAGCACGCCCAGGCCCCGCGCCCCGACGTGATTCTGATGGACATCAACATGCCGCGCAAAACGGGGCTGGAGGTGCTGGAAGAACTCAAGGCCGACCCCGAACTGCGCAGCATTCCGGTGGTGATGCTGACCACCAGCCAGGCCGACGACGACGTGCGCTCCTCCTACGAGCGGCACGCCAGCGGTTACGTGGTCAAGCCGGTGGGCTTCGAGAACTTTCTGGGGGCCATGCGCGCCTTTGAAGCCTTCTGGCTCACCTTCGTGCGCTTTCCACCACGCGCCTAG
- a CDS encoding class I SAM-dependent methyltransferase: MSVVFPAVRQCLRGRGEVQFTVPDPHLGPGLYAGEATPHGRHRPWAVWADLADLLGAHLLTPQPAGPGRVHVTLRAWAPTPDPDAGGYGPDSPWGRVDKLEDPVFLATFVEALRRVDPPPGGRVLALGVNAGRELDALELAFPGRALTVVGVDLNREALAAAQARHPGAQFHALDVGALPPSLGRFDLVLALSLLQSPGVVQDVLLSRLRRNHLTPGGGLILGFPNARYRDGTLSYGARMRNYARPDLSLLAADVTNARRGLQKHGYKVFVTGKYEVLLSAIPASKRTPVDLEL; encoded by the coding sequence ATGAGTGTCGTCTTCCCGGCGGTGCGCCAGTGTCTGCGCGGGCGCGGCGAGGTGCAGTTCACCGTGCCGGACCCCCACCTGGGGCCGGGCCTGTACGCGGGCGAGGCCACCCCACATGGCCGCCACCGTCCCTGGGCGGTCTGGGCCGATCTGGCCGATCTGCTGGGGGCGCATCTGCTCACCCCCCAGCCGGCGGGCCCCGGGCGAGTGCACGTGACCCTGCGCGCCTGGGCCCCCACGCCCGACCCCGACGCTGGGGGTTACGGCCCAGACAGCCCCTGGGGCCGCGTGGACAAGCTGGAAGACCCGGTGTTCCTGGCCACCTTCGTGGAGGCCCTGCGCCGGGTGGACCCCCCGCCGGGCGGGCGCGTGCTGGCACTGGGGGTCAATGCGGGCCGCGAGCTGGACGCCCTGGAGCTGGCTTTTCCCGGGCGAGCGCTCACCGTGGTGGGCGTGGACCTCAACCGCGAGGCACTGGCGGCGGCGCAGGCCCGCCACCCGGGCGCGCAGTTTCATGCCCTGGACGTGGGTGCCCTGCCGCCCAGCCTGGGCCGCTTCGATCTGGTGCTGGCCCTGAGCCTGTTGCAAAGCCCGGGGGTGGTGCAGGACGTGCTGCTGTCCCGGCTGCGCCGCAACCACCTGACCCCGGGCGGCGGGCTGATTCTGGGCTTTCCCAATGCCCGTTACCGCGACGGCACCCTCAGCTACGGCGCCCGCATGCGCAACTACGCCCGCCCCGACCTGAGCCTGCTGGCCGCCGACGTCACCAACGCCCGGCGCGGCCTGCAGAAACACGGCTACAAGGTGTTTGTCACTGGCAAGTACGAGGTGCTGCTGAGCGCCATTCCGGCGAGCAAGCGCACGCCTGTTGACCTGGAGCTCTAA
- a CDS encoding PAS domain-containing sensor histidine kinase, with protein MSAVQGEAFAGLDAAALLAALPDPVALLRPDGTVTLNAAAHERIARVSPGGDWNALFDDASVQAVRGAAQQALAGQSAQVTARLLDTVAPALVTAAPAGGGALLHLHAARDPLEVALELMDSLRLGMAVQAPDGRILHANRAAEAILGLSQDQLRGRASVDPRWQAIHPDGSPFPGEQHPAMQALATGEPQHHVPMGIFHPHSESWRWLDVSAIPRLAPGRTQPKQVTAVFTDVTELRAAQSALGRSEQRFRSLVQATAQVVWTARPDGAFMPPQPDWEAFTGQTPEQYSPDGWVLALHPEDRAHAQAAWQRATREHTGYRTEYRVRRADGQYVAMEARGVPVRGEQGEILEWVGTNTDVTELHAARQSLLDANAALEARVQARTAELAEVTRFSTLLLTAAGEGIFGLDAAGVTTFANPAAARMLGYSVEHMIGQKQHALVHHHHEDGRPYLLAECPIHQTLVDGVARRRERDVMWHASGRAVPVGYVVTPTHTAGGEVSGAVVMVQDITEREQARAQLHEMIENLERSNQDLEQFAYVASHDLQEPLRTIGSYTELLARRYAGQLDDRAGQYLQFTQAAVERMRSLIQDLLTFARTGRQDAPPVPVALNDLMQATAANLQGSLQGGGTLSWDTPHRVLGQGSLLTQLLTNLVGNGLKFHAPGEAPRVHVSSAQAGAFVHLQVRDHGIGIAPDHHARVFEIFQRLHHRDTFAGNGMGLAICRKIAEHHGGRIWVESVPGQGSTFHVLLPGGPTP; from the coding sequence TTGAGCGCCGTACAGGGTGAAGCCTTTGCGGGTCTGGACGCGGCGGCCCTGCTGGCCGCCCTGCCCGACCCGGTGGCGCTGCTGCGCCCCGACGGCACCGTGACCCTGAACGCGGCGGCCCACGAGCGTATTGCCCGCGTTTCACCCGGCGGCGACTGGAACGCACTGTTCGATGACGCCAGTGTCCAGGCGGTGCGCGGCGCCGCGCAGCAGGCCCTGGCTGGCCAGAGCGCGCAGGTCACGGCGCGGCTGCTGGACACGGTGGCCCCGGCCCTGGTCACGGCGGCCCCGGCGGGCGGCGGTGCGCTGCTGCACCTGCACGCGGCGCGCGACCCGCTGGAGGTGGCGCTGGAACTGATGGACAGCCTGCGCCTGGGCATGGCGGTACAGGCCCCGGACGGCCGCATTCTGCACGCCAACCGCGCCGCCGAGGCGATTCTGGGCCTCAGCCAGGACCAGTTGCGGGGGCGCGCCTCGGTGGACCCGCGCTGGCAGGCCATTCACCCGGACGGCTCACCCTTTCCCGGCGAGCAGCACCCGGCCATGCAGGCCCTGGCCACGGGCGAGCCCCAGCACCACGTCCCCATGGGCATCTTTCATCCGCACAGCGAGTCGTGGCGGTGGCTGGACGTGTCGGCCATTCCGCGCCTGGCCCCGGGGCGCACGCAGCCCAAGCAGGTCACGGCCGTGTTTACCGACGTGACTGAACTGCGCGCGGCCCAGAGCGCTCTGGGCCGCAGTGAGCAGCGCTTTCGCTCGCTGGTACAGGCCACGGCGCAGGTGGTCTGGACCGCCCGCCCGGACGGCGCCTTCATGCCGCCGCAGCCCGACTGGGAAGCCTTTACCGGCCAGACCCCCGAGCAGTACAGCCCGGACGGCTGGGTGCTGGCCCTGCACCCCGAGGACCGCGCCCACGCCCAGGCGGCGTGGCAGCGGGCCACCCGCGAACACACCGGCTACCGCACCGAGTACCGGGTGCGCCGCGCCGACGGGCAGTACGTGGCCATGGAAGCGCGCGGCGTGCCGGTGCGCGGCGAACAGGGCGAGATTCTGGAGTGGGTGGGCACCAACACCGATGTGACCGAGCTACACGCCGCGCGGCAATCGCTGCTGGACGCCAACGCCGCCCTGGAAGCGCGGGTGCAGGCCCGCACCGCCGAACTGGCCGAGGTCACGCGCTTTTCCACATTGCTGCTGACTGCGGCGGGCGAGGGCATTTTCGGCCTGGACGCGGCGGGCGTGACCACCTTCGCCAACCCGGCGGCGGCGCGAATGCTGGGCTACAGCGTGGAGCACATGATCGGGCAAAAACAGCATGCTCTGGTGCACCACCACCACGAGGACGGGCGCCCCTACCTGCTGGCCGAGTGCCCCATTCACCAGACCCTGGTGGACGGCGTGGCCCGGCGCAGAGAGCGCGACGTGATGTGGCACGCGTCCGGGCGCGCGGTGCCGGTGGGCTACGTGGTGACCCCCACCCACACCGCCGGGGGCGAGGTGAGCGGCGCGGTGGTGATGGTGCAGGACATCACCGAGCGCGAGCAGGCGCGGGCACAGCTGCACGAGATGATCGAGAATCTGGAGCGCTCCAACCAGGATCTGGAACAGTTTGCCTACGTGGCCAGCCACGACCTGCAAGAACCGCTGCGCACCATTGGCAGCTACACCGAGTTGCTGGCCCGGCGCTACGCAGGGCAACTGGACGACCGCGCCGGGCAGTACCTGCAGTTTACCCAGGCGGCCGTGGAGCGCATGCGCAGCCTGATTCAGGACCTGCTGACCTTCGCCCGCACCGGGCGGCAGGACGCACCCCCCGTTCCGGTGGCCCTGAACGACCTGATGCAGGCCACGGCGGCGAACCTGCAGGGCAGCTTGCAGGGCGGCGGCACCCTCAGCTGGGACACACCCCACCGGGTGCTGGGCCAGGGCTCCTTGCTGACCCAGCTGCTGACCAACCTGGTGGGCAACGGCCTGAAATTTCATGCGCCGGGCGAGGCCCCCCGGGTGCACGTGTCGTCGGCGCAGGCGGGCGCGTTTGTGCACCTGCAGGTGCGCGACCACGGCATTGGCATCGCGCCGGACCACCACGCGCGGGTCTTCGAGATTTTTCAGCGCCTGCACCACCGCGACACCTTTGCGGGCAACGGCATGGGCCTGGCCATCTGCCGTAAGATTGCGGAGCACCACGGCGGGCGCATCTGGGTCGAATCTGTGCCTGGACAGGGCAGTACGTTTCATGTGCTTCTGCCGGGGGGCCCCACACCATGA
- the trmB gene encoding tRNA (guanine(46)-N(7))-methyltransferase TrmB translates to MIFRLSDFQFPERAARLYPDTPERPWVLEVGFGDGRFWPHFARTFPQPPNYLGVELSGVSLLKAHRRLKEAGLGNAILTKLPADVLVREVVPHAGLDLIVVNFPDPWPKAGHTDHRLLRAPFFRLAASRLKPGGALLLTTDHDEYFAFACTEAEASGVMRVELGPPPPAALETKYALKWRDLGLGVNHARFVPLAHAPVPHGDTAAYPDSPTPETPVPHAVLTLPATFEPQTFEKVTQRSPQGRGAEWTVVLLELYQALRRDGWVALAHVVEGELTQEVLVGITAREDGTHLVRLAKFGGPIITPGVKAAVGAVTGWLESQGALVKHRGY, encoded by the coding sequence ATGATCTTCCGCCTCTCGGATTTCCAGTTTCCCGAGCGGGCCGCGCGCCTGTACCCCGACACCCCGGAGCGGCCCTGGGTGCTGGAGGTGGGCTTTGGCGACGGGCGCTTCTGGCCGCACTTTGCGCGCACCTTCCCGCAGCCGCCCAATTACCTGGGCGTGGAACTTTCGGGGGTGTCGCTGCTCAAGGCCCACCGCCGCTTAAAGGAGGCGGGGCTGGGCAACGCCATCCTGACCAAGCTGCCGGCCGACGTGCTGGTGCGAGAAGTGGTGCCGCACGCGGGCCTGGATCTGATCGTGGTGAACTTCCCCGACCCCTGGCCCAAGGCCGGGCACACCGACCACCGGCTGCTGCGCGCGCCCTTCTTTCGTCTGGCTGCCAGTCGCCTGAAGCCCGGCGGCGCGCTGCTGCTGACCACCGACCACGACGAGTATTTTGCCTTCGCCTGTACTGAGGCCGAGGCCAGCGGCGTGATGCGCGTGGAGCTGGGCCCGCCGCCCCCCGCCGCACTGGAAACCAAGTACGCCCTCAAATGGCGCGACCTGGGCCTGGGCGTGAACCACGCCCGCTTCGTGCCGCTGGCCCACGCGCCGGTGCCCCACGGCGACACCGCTGCCTACCCCGATTCGCCCACCCCGGAGACCCCCGTGCCCCACGCTGTGCTGACCCTGCCCGCCACCTTTGAGCCCCAGACCTTCGAGAAAGTGACCCAGCGCAGCCCGCAGGGGCGCGGCGCCGAATGGACCGTGGTGTTGCTGGAGCTGTACCAGGCCCTGCGGCGTGACGGCTGGGTGGCCCTGGCGCATGTGGTGGAAGGCGAACTGACCCAGGAGGTGCTGGTGGGCATCACCGCGCGCGAGGACGGTACCCATCTGGTGCGGCTGGCCAAGTTTGGCGGGCCCATTATCACCCCGGGTGTAAAAGCGGCGGTGGGCGCGGTGACCGGGTGGCTGGAAAGTCAGGGCGCCTTGGTCAAGCACCGGGGGTACTAA
- a CDS encoding response regulator transcription factor, whose amino-acid sequence MSTQRILVIEDDLDIANVLRMDLTDAGFEVDHADSAMNGLIKAREDQPTLILLDLGLPDFDGGDVVQRLRKNSAVPIIVLTARDTVEEKVRLLGLGADDYLIKPFHPDELLARVKVQLRQRTTESLTMGDLTLDPQKRLVTYKGDELRLSPKEFDILALLIRQPGRVYSRQEIGQDIWQGRLPEGSNVVDVHMANLRAKLRDLDGYGLLRTVRGVGYALRG is encoded by the coding sequence GTGAGCACGCAACGCATTCTTGTCATCGAGGACGATCTGGATATCGCCAACGTCCTGCGCATGGACCTGACGGACGCCGGCTTCGAAGTGGACCACGCCGACAGCGCCATGAACGGCCTGATCAAGGCCCGCGAGGACCAGCCCACCCTGATTCTGCTGGACCTGGGGCTGCCCGACTTCGACGGCGGCGACGTGGTGCAGCGGCTGCGCAAGAACAGCGCCGTGCCCATCATTGTCTTGACCGCCCGCGACACCGTGGAAGAGAAGGTGCGCCTGCTGGGCCTGGGCGCCGACGATTACCTGATCAAGCCCTTTCACCCCGACGAACTGCTGGCGCGCGTGAAGGTGCAGCTGCGCCAGCGCACCACCGAGAGCCTGACTATGGGTGACCTGACCCTGGACCCGCAAAAGCGCCTGGTGACCTACAAGGGCGACGAACTGAGATTGTCCCCCAAGGAATTTGACATTCTGGCGCTGCTGATTCGCCAGCCCGGGCGCGTGTACTCGCGCCAGGAAATCGGCCAGGACATCTGGCAGGGCCGCCTGCCCGAGGGCAGCAACGTGGTGGACGTCCACATGGCCAACCTGCGCGCCAAGCTGCGCGATCTGGACGGCTACGGCCTGCTGCGCACCGTGCGCGGCGTGGGCTACGCCCTGCGCGGCTGA